The following proteins are encoded in a genomic region of Fundidesulfovibrio putealis DSM 16056:
- a CDS encoding DUF134 domain-containing protein, with protein sequence MPRPRKRRCIGSAPPATFYKPQGVPLSQLRGLVLSVEGFEAMRLVDAEGLSQEEAAQRMEVSRPTLCRMLGEARAVVARALANGWAIRIEDVAENEPDEARHGQGHGRKEGRPGCRGGGRDGSCSEQG encoded by the coding sequence ATGCCCCGCCCCAGAAAGCGCCGCTGCATCGGCTCGGCCCCGCCCGCCACCTTCTACAAGCCCCAGGGAGTCCCTTTGAGTCAGCTCCGGGGGCTGGTCCTGTCCGTTGAGGGTTTCGAAGCCATGCGACTGGTGGACGCCGAGGGATTGAGCCAGGAGGAGGCCGCCCAGCGGATGGAGGTCTCACGGCCCACGCTCTGCCGGATGCTGGGCGAAGCGCGGGCCGTGGTCGCCCGCGCCCTGGCCAACGGATGGGCCATCCGCATCGAGGACGTGGCCGAAAACGAACCTGACGAAGCCCGGCACGGACAGGGACATGGCCGCAAAGAGGGCCGCCCCGGATGCCGTGGAGGCGGGCGCGACGGGTCTTGCAGCGAGCAGGGCTAG